Genomic segment of Microbacterium sp. M28:
TGCGTGGAGACCGTCTGCACCGGGTTGAGCGCGCTCAGCGCGTCCTGGAAGACCATGGCGATGCGCGCTCCCTGCACGCTCCGCAGTCGGGCCGGCGACACGGTGAGCAGGTCGTCGCCGTCGAACAGGATCCGACCAGAGGTCACACGCGACGCCGGCTTCGGCAGAATCCCCATGATGGCCTTGGCAGTGATGCTCTTGCCCGAGCCGGACTCGCCGAGGACAGCGAGAGTCTCCCCGCGGTCGAGATGGAAGCTCACGTCCTCCAGGGCAGGGATCGGCGGATTGCCGGGTGATCGGAACTCGAGGGAGAGGTTCTGAACCTCCAGCAGCGCGGTCATCGGCGGGCTTTCGGGTCGAGGGCGTCACGCAGGCTCTCGCCGAGCACGACGAAGGCGAGCGTGGTCAGGCCGAGCATCAGCGCGGGGAAGAACATCAGGAGCGGGGCGATCTGCCAATTGCCGTCCTGGCTCGCCAACGCGATCTGGATCCCCCAGGAATAGGCGGGCAGCTTCAGTCCGACTCCGAGGATCGAGAACCCCGCCTCCGCAGCCATCCCCGCACCCACGGAGAGCGTCGTCATGACGATCAGCGGTGTCACCGCATTCGGAATGACGTGCGAGCCGAGGATCCGCCACGGACCGACGCCCAGCCCCCTGGCTGCCTGGATGTACTCCAGGTTGCGCACCTGCATCACCGAGCTGCGCATGTAGCGCATGGTTCCCGCCCAGCTGAAGAGCACCAGGACGAACACGATCGTCCACACGGTTCTGGACTGGAACTGGTAGAGGATCACGAGGCTCGCGATCCCGACCGGGATGCCCAGGATGACGTTCGATGTCCACGAGATCACCGAGTCCACGACTCCCCCGAAATACCCGGCGAGAGCGCCGGCGATCAGCGCGACGACGAACGTGATGAGAGCCGTGAAGACCCCGACCTCGAGCGAGGTGCGGGCGCCGTGCACGATGTTCGACCAGTAATCGCATCCCTGGATGTCGTATCCCATGATGTGTCCGGGCTCCGGACCGACGCGTGACTTGGTGAGGTCGCAGTCCCGGGGATCGATCTGCGTGAACAGCATCGGGAAGACGGCCATCAGAGTCACGGTCACGATGATCAGCGCCGCGATGTCGAAGAAGGGGCTCTTCCACAGGCCGCGCAGACCGCTTCGTGGGCGCGATCGTCGTACCCGCGCGGCGATGAGGGTCGTGGTGGATTCAGACATGGCGCACCCGCGGATCGATGATCGGATACAGGAGGTCGACGACGAGCGCAGCGACCAGGTAGAACAGCAGCAGGAAGATGGACACGCCGACGACGACAGGGCCGTTCTGCGTGTCGATCGCGCGGGCCAGGGTGCCACCAAGCCCCGGCAGGTTGAAGATCGTCTCGATGAGCACGGAGCCGCCGAGCAGCGCTGCCAGGCTCAGCCCGAGATAGGTGACGACGGGCATGAAGGCGTTGCGCAGCGCATGCACCCACATGATGCGCCTGGGTGCGAGTCCCTTCGCGGTCGCCGTCACGATGAAATCGGAGCGCAGCACGTCGACCAGACTCGTCCGACTGAGACGCGCGAGTGGAGATGCCGTCTCAAGCGCGAGCACCATCGCAGGCATGATGAACGCGAGCGGGAACCCTGCCTGAACGCCGGAGATCGGCAGCCAGTGCAGCTCGATGCCGAAGACGTACTGGCAGAAGTAGGCGATGATGAAGCCCGGCACGGCCAGGAAGAAGATCGTGAAGACCAGATTGAGCTTGTCGGGGAGCTTGCCCTGGCGCAATCCGGCCCAGACACCGAGGCAGATTCCGATGATGAGCTTCAGGACGAAGGCCGACAGCGCGAGCACCACGGTGTAGGGCAGCGCGGTGGCGATCAGGGTCGACACCGAGTTCCCGTTGAAGTCGTGCCCGAAGTCCCCCTGCAGCACGTTCCACAGGTACTTGGCGTACTGCACGAAGAACGGGTCGTCCAGGTTGTACTGGTCGCGGATCGCCGCGATCGTGGAATCGGACAGTCGCTTCTCCCCGCCGGCGAGACGCGCGACAGGATCACCCGGGATGAGGAACACCAGGAGGTAGACGAGGAAGGTCGATCCGATGAGGGTCGGAACCATCATCAGGATGCGGCGCAGGGCGTACCGCAGCATCAGTGCCTCGTCGGCTGGTGCGCGGCGTAGTAGTTCAGCAGGCCCTCCGGCAGCGCGGGGATCTCGAACGGCTGCGATCCGGAGCGGATGGACAGGGCGCCACCCACCCCTGCTGCCACGGCATCGCGCGCGGCGACGGGACTCGTCTGGGTCGCGCTGCCGTTGCGGACGAACTCCACGAACTCGGCGACGGTGAGCGGGTCCGCCCCGCCATGTCCTCCGTCGCCGCCGTCCTCGATCGGGTAGCGCACATGGCCTTTCTCGAGGTAGTCGCTGCGCGCGTTCCACAACCGGATCTCCCCGCCGGCATCGTCATCGAAGTTCTCGATCCGCCCCTCGGTTCCGATCACGGTGTAATTGCGCCAGTAGTCCGGGGTGAAATGGCACTGCTGGTAGCTCATCAGCACCCCGGAGTCCGTGCGCATCATGATCATCGAGATGTCCTCGACGTCGAT
This window contains:
- a CDS encoding ABC transporter permease — encoded protein: MSESTTTLIAARVRRSRPRSGLRGLWKSPFFDIAALIIVTVTLMAVFPMLFTQIDPRDCDLTKSRVGPEPGHIMGYDIQGCDYWSNIVHGARTSLEVGVFTALITFVVALIAGALAGYFGGVVDSVISWTSNVILGIPVGIASLVILYQFQSRTVWTIVFVLVLFSWAGTMRYMRSSVMQVRNLEYIQAARGLGVGPWRILGSHVIPNAVTPLIVMTTLSVGAGMAAEAGFSILGVGLKLPAYSWGIQIALASQDGNWQIAPLLMFFPALMLGLTTLAFVVLGESLRDALDPKARR
- a CDS encoding ABC transporter permease gives rise to the protein MLRYALRRILMMVPTLIGSTFLVYLLVFLIPGDPVARLAGGEKRLSDSTIAAIRDQYNLDDPFFVQYAKYLWNVLQGDFGHDFNGNSVSTLIATALPYTVVLALSAFVLKLIIGICLGVWAGLRQGKLPDKLNLVFTIFFLAVPGFIIAYFCQYVFGIELHWLPISGVQAGFPLAFIMPAMVLALETASPLARLSRTSLVDVLRSDFIVTATAKGLAPRRIMWVHALRNAFMPVVTYLGLSLAALLGGSVLIETIFNLPGLGGTLARAIDTQNGPVVVGVSIFLLLFYLVAALVVDLLYPIIDPRVRHV